A region of Panicum virgatum strain AP13 chromosome 8N, P.virgatum_v5, whole genome shotgun sequence DNA encodes the following proteins:
- the LOC120684895 gene encoding zinc finger BED domain-containing protein RICESLEEPER 2-like codes for MSSLQLEASGTSESTDNSSSQTPNRKAPIWECYEPELVRIDGALKAICKYCGTKLIANRKSGTNSLRTHIAEYCPKVPSDDRNRFVATMKKKPDGPFTFNKQRSRDLMIAWIVRADVAFNKFDDEGFEPWMESLQPTFSGIGRQTIRNDCVAKFERAKIELRSELQSLSSCICFTSDLWTSNQKLGYLCVTAHYIGPDFVLKKKIIAFKDVKYPHTGVAIEEAITTVLTDYGIKEKMFTITPDNAANNKTACDLLQESGKQDMLFGGEHLLVRCCAHILNILVQDGMNVASAVIELIRDLIRNINSSPARIQNFNEIAQREGLDAKAGLVLDVPNRWNSTYAMIMEAAKYKTVLKRYATANQQPFPTKSEFSKVESIGEFLGVYEETTRAFSADRYPTSHMFLDNVLCIHQTLRSPEWHKDQFITDLANAMDKKFDKYWNGNYNMLLPICSILDPRKKLDLLDFFYEKVCSNFIDIEISTNMVKEWLHKYFRKYEEVIRRNEINVVSQTAQSTSMVNRSPVLVLGKRRLEQEFAEYRNRRRGTRIEKSELDAYLEEPPVRPVSPICRPTGGVGGGLFINSKFK; via the coding sequence ATGTCTTCTCTTCAGTTAGAGGCCTCTGGTACAAGTGAGAGCACTGATAATAGTTCGTCACAAACACCAAATAGAAAGGCACCAATCTGGGAGTGTTATGAGCCGGAATTGGTCAGGATAGATGGTGCACTAAAAGCAATTTGCAAGTACTGTGGAACAAAGTTGATTGCAAACAGGAAATCAGGTACAAACAGCCTTAGAACTCACATTGCAGAGTACTGCCCCAAAGTCCCTAGTGATGATAGGAACAGATTTGTCGCTACAATGAAGAAAAAGCCAGATGGTCCATTTACCTTTAATAAGCAGAGAAGTCGCGACCTGATGATTGCATGGATTGTTAGAGCTGATGTAGCATTCAACAAGTTTGATGATGAAGGTTTTGAGCCTTGGATGGAGTCACTGCAACCCACTTTTAGCGGCATAGGGAGACAAACGATTCGTAATGATTGTGTTGCTAAGTTTGAGAGAGCAAAGATAGAATTACGAAGTGAACTTCAGAGTCTTAGCTCTTGCATATGCTTCACTTCGGATCTTTGGACATCAAACCAAAAGTTGGGATATCTTTGTGTTACAGCCCACTATATTGGCCCTGATtttgttttgaagaaaaagataaTTGCATTTAAGGATGTGAAGTATCCACATACAGGTGTTGCTATTGAGGAAGCCATTACAACTGTTCTGACAGACTATGGAATCAAAGAGAAGATGTTCACAATAACACCGGACAATGCAGCAAACAACAAGACAGCTTGCGATCTTCTGCAAGAAAGCGGAAAGCAAGACATGTTATTTGGTGGTGAGCATCTTCTTGTTAGATGTTGTGCTCATATACTCAACATTCTTGTGCAAGACGGTATGAATGTTGCTAGTGCTGTGATAGAATTGATAAGAGACCTGATTAGGAACATTAACTCATCACCGGCGCGTATCCAGAATTTCAATGAGATAGCTCAAAGAGAAGGTCTTGATGCAAAGGCTGGTTTAGTCCTTGATGTTCCAAATCGTTGGAACTCAACATATGCCATGATTATGGAGGCAGCAAAGTACAAGACTGTCTTGAAGCGATATGCCACAGCAAACCAACAACCATTTCCAACCAAATCTGAGTTTAGTAAAGTTGAGTCCATTGGTGAATTCCTTGGAGTTTATGAAGAAACTACCAGGGCGTTCTCCGCTGATAGATATCCAACATCCCACATGTTCCTGGATAATGTGCTTTGCATCCATCAAACTCTGAGAAGTCCAGAATGGCACAAGGATCAGTTTATCACTGACTTGGCAAATGCAATGGATAAGAAATTTGATAAGTATTGGAATGGAAATTACAATATGCTCCTTCCTATTTGCAGCATACTtgatccaagaaagaaacttgaCCTCCTTGACTTCTTCTATGAGAAGGTGTGCAGCAACTTTATTGACATTGAAATTAGCACAAATATGGTTAAAGAGTGGCTTCACAAGTATTTTAGGAAGTATGAAGAGGTTATAAGAAGAAATGAAATAAATGTGGTGTCACAAACTGCACAGTCCACAAGCATGGTGAACCGTTCTCCAGTGCTAGTGCTTGGAAAAAGAAGACTGGAACAAGAATTTGCTGAATATAGGAATCGGAGGAGAGGGACTAGGATTGAAAAATCAGAACTTGATGCATATCTAGAAGAGCCACCAGTGAGACCAGTGAGCCCCATTTGCAGGCCTActgggggggtggggggagggtTATTTATAAACAGCAAATTCAAATAA